From one Bos indicus isolate NIAB-ARS_2022 breed Sahiwal x Tharparkar chromosome 16, NIAB-ARS_B.indTharparkar_mat_pri_1.0, whole genome shotgun sequence genomic stretch:
- the HLX gene encoding H2.0-like homeobox protein, with protein sequence MFAAGLAPFYASNFSLWSAAYCSSAGPGGCSFPLDPAAVKKPSFCIADILHAGVGEPGATPEGLAGASAAALTAHLGSAHPHASFQAAARSPLRPTPVVAPSEVPAGFPQRLSPLSAAYHHHHPQQQQQQQQPQQQQPPPPPRAGALQPPASGSRVVPNPHQSGSAPAPSSKDLKFGIDRILSAEFDPKVKEGNTLRDLTSLLTGGRPAGVHLPGLQPSAGQFFASLDPINEASAILSPLSSNPRNSVQHQFQDTFPGPYAVLTKDTMPQTYKRKRSWSRAVFSNLQRKGLEKRFEIQKYVTKPDRKQLAAMLGLTDAQVKVWFQNRRMKWRHSKEAQAQKDKDKEAGEKPSGGAPAPDGEPEERSPSRSEGEAESESSDPESLDMAPSDTERTEGTERSLHQTTVIKASAAGALLAASSGGSGGSGGGGGGGFNFGGLSSGSTTSAGSSGSHSSGGASELLPAPQPSLSSAPKSPEPVPAPLGGL encoded by the exons ATGTTTGCCGCCGGGCTGGCTCCCTTCTACGCGTCCAACTTCAGCCTCTGGTCGGCCGCCTACTGCTCCTCTGCCGGCCCCGGCggctgctcctttcctctggacCCCGCCGCCGTCAAGAAACCCTCCTTCTGCATCGCGGACATCCTGCACGCGGGTGTTGGGGAGCCCGGGGCGACCCCGGAGGGTCTGGCGGGGGCCTCGGCCGCTGCCCTCACCGCGCACTTGGGATCGGCTCACCCGCACGCCTCTTTCCAAGCTGCCGCCAGATCCCCGCTTCGACCCACCCCGGTGGTGGCGCCCTCCGAAGTCCCTGCTGGCTTCCCTCAGCGACTGTCCCCGCTCTCAGCCgcctaccaccaccatcacccacagcaacaacagcagcagcaacaaccgcAGCAGCAACAGCCTCCGCCTCCACCCCGGGCTGGCGCCTTGCAGCCCCCGGCCTCCGGGTCGCGGGTGGTCCCTAACCCCCACCAGAGCGGCTCCGCCCCGGCCCCCTCCAGCAAGGACCTCAAGTTTGGAATAGACCGCATTTTGTCTGCAGAATTTGACCCCAAAGTCAAGGAAGGCAACACACTGAGAG ATCTCACGTCGCTGCTCACTGGCGGGCGGCCTGCGGGGGTGCATCTTCCTGGCCTGCAGCCCTCCGCCGGCCAGTTCTTCGCGTCTCTAGATCCCATTAACGAGGCCTCTGCCATCCTGAGTCCCTTAAGCTCAAACCCGAGAAATTCAGTTCAACATCAGTTTCAAGACACATTTCCAG GTCCCTATGCCGTGCTCACGAAGGACACGATGCCTCAGACGTACAAGAGAAAGCGCTCGTGGTCTCGGGCAGTCTTCTCTAACCTGCAGAGAAAAGGTCTGGAGAAAAGGTTTGAGATTCAGAAGTACGTGACCAAGCCAGACCGAAAGCAGCTGGCCGCGATGCTGGGTCTCACGGATGCGCAG GTGAAAGTGTGGTTCCAGAACCGGCGGATGAAGTGGCGGCACTCCAAGGAGGCTCAGGCCCAGAAGGACAAAGACAAGGAGGCGGGCGAGAAGCCGTCGGGCGGAGCCCCGGCCCCCGACGGCGAGCCGGAGGAGCGGAGCCCTAGCCGCTCGGAGGGTGAGGCGGAGAGCGAGAGCAGCGACCCCGAGTCACTGGACATGGCCCCCAGCGACACGGAGCGGACTGAAGGGACCGAGCGGTCTCTGCACCAAACGACGGTCATCAAGGCCTCAGCGGCCGGCGCCCTCCTGGCCGCCAGCAGCGGAGGCAGTGGAGgcagtggcggcggcggcggcggcggcttcAACTTCGGCGGCCTGAGTAGCGGCAGCACCACCAGCGCCGGGAGCTCCGGCAGTCACAGCAGCGGCGGCGCCTCAGAGCTGCTCCCCGCACCCCAGCCCTCCCTCAGCAGCGCTCCCAAAAGCCCCGAGCCCGTCCCGGCGCCCCTCGGCGGCCTCTAG